The following is a genomic window from Patagioenas fasciata isolate bPatFas1 chromosome 1, bPatFas1.hap1, whole genome shotgun sequence.
ATGCCACCATGCAACCTTACCAGCTTGGGGCCAGCAACATTCCTCCTGGCTGGCATCCCGGGCATGGAGAAGTTGCACATCTGGATCTCCATCCCATTCTGCTCCATGTatctggctgccctgctgggaaaCGGTGTCCTGTTGTTTGTCATCAGGACAGAACGGAGCCTCCACCAGCCCATGTACCTCCTTCTGTCCATGCTGGCCGTCGCCGACCTGGTGCTGTCCACCACGACCGTGCCCAAGATGCTGGCCGTGTTCTGGTTCAGCGCGGGGGAGATTTCCTTCGGCGCCTGCCTGACCCAGATGTTCTTCCTGCACTTCACCTTCTCGGCAGAGTCGGTGATCCTGCTGGCCATGGCGTTCGACCGGTTTGTGGCCATCTGCGACCCGCTGCGGTACACGGCGGTGCTGACGCCGTCCGTCATCGTCAAAGCCGGGATGGTGGCTTTGCTGAGGAGTTTCTGCATCATTCTCCCGTGCGTATTTCTGCTGAAGCGGCTGCCGTTCTGCGCGCACAGCGTCATCCCGCACACCTACTGCGAGCACATGGGCATCGCCCGCCTGGCCCGCGCCGACATCTCTGTCAACATCTTGTACGGCCTCGCAGTGCCTTTCGCAGCGATAGTGGTGGACGTTGTGCTCATCGCTGTCTCCTATGTCTTAATTCTGCTGGCATTATTCAGACTCCCTTCCAGGACTGCCCGTCACAAGGCTTTCAACACCTGTGGCTCTCATGTCtgtgttattttgcttttctataTTCCtgcttttttcactgttttgacGCACCGCTTCGGCCAGGAGATCCCCCACCACGTCCACATTCTCCTGGCCAACCTGTACGTGCTCTTCCCCCCGCTGCTGAACCCCGTGGTGTATGGTGTGCGGACACAGCAGATAAAAGAGAAGGTTGTGAAAGCGTTCATCTGCCCCAAGGGTCGTTTGCTGCCAGAGTAAGAGTGAAGTGTCCCTGCCAGGAGGTGATGAACACCTTGGTGGGACTCCAGATGCTCTCTTTGCACTGTTTCAGGCAACTTGCCCAAGTCTTCTGCGATCAAAGTAAAATGCAGGACACCCGCCAGCCCCTGCATCACTTACCCCAACAATCTGTAGAAAACCTAAGACAAAATGCAAAATTTGGGGCCTCTAATTGGCTGTGGAGGGAGAGTGATCAAAGAAATGAGAACCTACCCCAGATACGTCACTCGTGGGAAATCCCCTACAAAGTGGAGGCAACACGGCTTTCACTGTGACGATAAATCTACATCTCATCTGTTTCCTCTCGAGTCAGGTAAAACATGTTTAATGAACTGGTTCTTCTGAATCACAGGTGTGTAATGGAGTTTGCTTTAGGAATTGCTTGTTCGTTAAAATTCATAGTATTGAAAAAGTCTCCAAAAGgaataacacaaaaataaaagcaattgtTTCACGTTTGCACGCAGGGGGTCTCTTTATTCCTTAACAACATTATTTGGCTCTACTTTGAGTAAACACATGGGTGAAAAACTGTTCCCAAAAGGACACCTgaaactatttatttttactgAGGCACCAGACATGGTTTCTGTGGCTGAAAATGAGCAGCTCGAAAACTTCACCACGGTGGAGAGTCTTTACCAGATGTTTGCTGCTAAACAGATGTTTTTCCTGATGTCTAAACCACTGGGATGGCTTTTGATGCTGCATAAACCTGGGGAGCTCTGTGCTGGGCTCTTATTTTGGGGAACATCTGGCAGAACAGGGAGTTAGTGGAAGTCTCGGTGCCGCAGCGAAATGTCCTGCCTTGGTGGCTTGTGCTGTCACCACTGGCGCTTGCTGCCATTTGCTGAGTCacgtcattttggttggaagaccccctcaagatcatggagtccaaccataacccatccctgcccctgccccatgtcctgagaacctcctgtccgtctgtccaaccctccagggctggtgactccagcactgccctgggcagcctgttcaatgccccacagccctttggggaagaaattgttcccagatccaacctcaccctccccttggcgcaacttgaggccgtttcctctcttcctaaatagaatcagaatagaatagaatagaatagaatagaatagaatagaatagaatagaatagaatagaatagaatagaatagaatagaataatggagtggaatggaatggaatggaatggaatggaatggaatggaatggaatagaatagaatagaatagaatagaatagaatagaatagaatagaatagaatagaatagaatagaatagaatagactatttcagttggaagtgacatacaatgaccatctagtccaactgcctgaccacttcagggttgACCAGAAGTTAAAGCATTAAGacattaagggcattgtccaaatgcctgttaaacactgacaggcgTGGGGCATCGAGCACATCtccaggagcctgttccagtgtttgaccaccttttcagtaaaaaaatgcttcctaatgtctaaacttcccctgacacAGCTTGGAGCCATTCCCACGCATCCCATCagtggatcccagggagaagagatgaGCATGAGTGAAATGAGTCACCAGGCagcatgtccccgtgtccctcgcTGTGTCAGAAGCACATCAGTAGTGACTGTGGTTGAGACATTGTGACAGGCTCAGGGTGACCAGTGACCTTGCTGGGATGACTGGGTGTCTGTCAGTGATGTTGTGAAACA
Proteins encoded in this region:
- the LOC136100039 gene encoding olfactory receptor 52B2-like codes for the protein MPPCNLTSLGPATFLLAGIPGMEKLHIWISIPFCSMYLAALLGNGVLLFVIRTERSLHQPMYLLLSMLAVADLVLSTTTVPKMLAVFWFSAGEISFGACLTQMFFLHFTFSAESVILLAMAFDRFVAICDPLRYTAVLTPSVIVKAGMVALLRSFCIILPCVFLLKRLPFCAHSVIPHTYCEHMGIARLARADISVNILYGLAVPFAAIVVDVVLIAVSYVLILLALFRLPSRTARHKAFNTCGSHVCVILLFYIPAFFTVLTHRFGQEIPHHVHILLANLYVLFPPLLNPVVYGVRTQQIKEKVVKAFICPKGRLLPE